AATACATCGCTTACAACATCGCTTTTAACGGCGCGCAAAAGGTGAACACCTACGGTTACGCCGCCAGTGTGAGCGTGGATCTTTCCCGGAATTTCCTGGCAAAAGTTAATTTTTCGTCTGATTTCCTGAAAAACAGGAACAACAGCCAAATTAACAACTTCAACACACCCAACTGGAAAGTGAACATGGAATTCGGCAATACCGGCCTGGGGAAGAAACAGCTGTTTTCCTTCAACACCAGCCTCCGTTACCGGCCTTCGTATTTCTATTCCATCGGGTTTGCGAGCGGAACGATCGATGCCAATGTAGTGCTGGATGCGCAGGTAAGTTATAAATTGCCGAAAGTGAAAAGCAGGATCAAACTGGGCGGCACGAACCTCACGAACAAATACTACTACACCGGCTTCGGAAGCCCCGGCATTGGCGGGGTGTATTATATCACATACGCTTATAACGTATTCTAAAAAACCATCGACATGAAATATTCCATTCCCCTGCTCGCACTGGCTTTGGCAGCCGGATGCAGCGCCCCGGAAAAGCAACCGGCCGACGGCTACAAGCAAACGCTCGTGTTCGGCCCCGGCGAAGAAACGAAAATCACGGAAGCCTTCCTCACGCTGACCGACAGCAGCGCGATCGAGCTGAAAGCCGGTACGTACAAATTCAACAACCTTAGCCTGGTGCAGCTTAAGCACATCCGCATCAGTGGCGCCGGGCCCGACAAAACGATCCTCGACTTCTCCACCCAGACGCAGGGTGGCGAAGGCATCCGGGTGGCGGAAGTGAAAGGGTTTACCATCAACGGCATGACCATCCGCGAATCCAAAGGCGACCTGTTGAAAGTGAATAAAAGCGAAGACGTCGTGATCCGCGACGTTCACGCCATCTGGCAGGTGGCGGACTCCACCAGCGGCGGGTACGGCATTTATCCCGTATTGTGCAGCAACGTGCTGGTCGAAAACTGTTACGCGCAGGGCGCATCTGATGCAGGCATCTACGTAGGCCAATCCAACAAGGCGATCGTCAGGAAGAGCAAGGCTTTTAAAAATGTAGCCGGTTGCGAGATCGAGAACACTACCAACGCGGAAGTCTATGACAACGAATTCTACGGCAATACGGCCGGCTTCCTTGTATTCGACCTGCCCGACCTGTCGCAGCGCGGCGGACAGATAAAAGCGTACAACAACTACATCCACGACAACAACGAACGCAATTTCGCCAAGTCGGGCAGTTTCGGCACCACCTGGGGTGTAGGGAACGCGGCGCCGGGATGCGGTGTGATCATCCAGGCCACGTCAGACGTGGAGATTTATAACAACCGGATCATCAACAATAATTCCGCGGCTATCGCGATGGTATCCGGATTTTTCGTGGATGCGAAAGCGGGTGAGAAAGTCAACGCGAGTTACTTCCCTGTATCGCAGAATATCTTTATCCACGACAACACTATCGAGATGGCGGACGCCTTCCCTGAACCCGTTTACCACCATCATACCGGACAAGTGCTGGTAGCGATTGAAAAAGCCCTTGGGAAACGGATCCCTCCCATCGTGTACGACGGAATCTCCACCAACGTCATCACGCAGGAGCAAAAAATCAACCCGGATTCCATCTGCATCCGGCAAACCGGCGATAACCTGTTCGTGAATGCCGACGGGCTCAACATCGGCACCGCGAAGTGGAAACCGGGTACCGATATACAACCTTTCATCTGTAAATGATATTGACGCTCATGAGAATTGTGATTGCACTGGCATGGATCGGAATGTTCGCGATGGGCTGTTCCCAGCCCGCAAAGCGCCCGGCGGCGGGATTTCATGACAAGCTTTCGGATTACGGCTTCTTTACCGGGGCCCTGAAGGATTTGTCGCCCGCCGCGCGGGTGCACCTGTATGAACTGGCGACGCCGCTCTTCAGTGATTATACCGTAAAAAAACGCTTCATCGCGCTCCCGGAAGGCAGCACGATGCGGTATACCGACAGCAGCGCCCTCGATTTCCCCGACGGCACTTACCTGATCAAGAATTTCGCGTACCGCGACAGCACCGGGAGGGAAATACTGCTCGAAACACGGCTGCTGCATAAGGATGTGGCCGACGGAAAGTGGAAAGTGATGAATTACAAATGGAATGCGGAGCAAACAGAAGCGGAGAAGTGGATCACCGGCGCGCAGGTGCCCATCACCCTCACCGACGACGCCGGCCAGCGCATCTCCACCCATTACCAGATTCCCAACACTAACGACTGCAAGCGCTGCCACGCCTCTGCCGGCACGCTGATTCCTATCGGCCCGAAGGCCCGGAACCTCAATTACCACGGCCAGCTGGAAAAATGGGCCACAGCAGGTATCCTGCAAGGGATGCCGGAAATCGGGAAGGTGGCGAAATTCCCTGTGTGGAACGACAGTGCGCACTATACCATCAACGAACGCGCCCGCGCCTACCTCGACGTGAACTGCGCCCACTGCCATACCAAAGGCGGCGACGCCGATAATACCGGCCTGTTCCTCGAATATGGCCAGGAAGCACCATCGCGGCTGGGCATCCTGAAAGGACCGGTTTCTGCAGGAAACGGGGCCGGCGGCATGGATTACGACGTGGTTCCTGGAGATCCGGCGGCTTCCATCCTGCATTTCCGGATGAACAGCTCCGAACCCGGCACAGCAATGCCGGAACTCGCGCGGACCATCACCCATCGCGAAGGCGTGGACCTGATCGCGGCATGGATTCGTCAACTCCCGAAAACACCTTAATCAACTTACATCCCTAGCCAACTCGGGGGCGTCCGCTTGCGGGCGCCTTTGATTTTTCAATGATTGGCCATCCAAATGTCCCAGGCAAAGCGCAGGAGTGTGACAAAAACCACAAAAAGGAAGAACACCCTGACGAAGGCATTCCCTTTCAGGAGGGCCAGCCGGGTGCCGAAAAAGGCGCCAGCCAT
Above is a genomic segment from Chitinophaga pollutisoli containing:
- a CDS encoding SO2930 family diheme c-type cytochrome; the protein is MRIVIALAWIGMFAMGCSQPAKRPAAGFHDKLSDYGFFTGALKDLSPAARVHLYELATPLFSDYTVKKRFIALPEGSTMRYTDSSALDFPDGTYLIKNFAYRDSTGREILLETRLLHKDVADGKWKVMNYKWNAEQTEAEKWITGAQVPITLTDDAGQRISTHYQIPNTNDCKRCHASAGTLIPIGPKARNLNYHGQLEKWATAGILQGMPEIGKVAKFPVWNDSAHYTINERARAYLDVNCAHCHTKGGDADNTGLFLEYGQEAPSRLGILKGPVSAGNGAGGMDYDVVPGDPAASILHFRMNSSEPGTAMPELARTITHREGVDLIAAWIRQLPKTP
- a CDS encoding parallel beta-helix domain-containing protein, with amino-acid sequence MKYSIPLLALALAAGCSAPEKQPADGYKQTLVFGPGEETKITEAFLTLTDSSAIELKAGTYKFNNLSLVQLKHIRISGAGPDKTILDFSTQTQGGEGIRVAEVKGFTINGMTIRESKGDLLKVNKSEDVVIRDVHAIWQVADSTSGGYGIYPVLCSNVLVENCYAQGASDAGIYVGQSNKAIVRKSKAFKNVAGCEIENTTNAEVYDNEFYGNTAGFLVFDLPDLSQRGGQIKAYNNYIHDNNERNFAKSGSFGTTWGVGNAAPGCGVIIQATSDVEIYNNRIINNNSAAIAMVSGFFVDAKAGEKVNASYFPVSQNIFIHDNTIEMADAFPEPVYHHHTGQVLVAIEKALGKRIPPIVYDGISTNVITQEQKINPDSICIRQTGDNLFVNADGLNIGTAKWKPGTDIQPFICK